Proteins encoded by one window of Amaranthus tricolor cultivar Red isolate AtriRed21 chromosome 4, ASM2621246v1, whole genome shotgun sequence:
- the LOC130809842 gene encoding serine/threonine-protein phosphatase 7 long form homolog gives MTWQPYTAAKMDALSHICTSVHEIWRSRCPLICFDIVELHLPDRVMRQFGLEQVIPQACDTQPQLHAIDRRTGDKNYLVRHRSHVDAWNDRASRLVRGDNFTGHSSAMYMSWYRRISILRLTNTTFAQPGSHYHPTSTLLAERIRSVLIHRQLMWGIGYYLRT, from the exons atgacatggcagccttacacagcggctaagatggacgctctgtcgcacatatgtacatcggttcatgagatttggagatcgcgttgtccacttatttgctttgacatcgtcgagctacatctcccggatcgtgtcatgcgtcaattcggtttggagcaggtcattccgcaagcctgtgacacccaacctcaactacatgcgatcgatcggaggactggggacaagaactacctcgtacgacatagatcgcatgtagatgcgtggaatgaccgagcatctagattggttcgaggagataacttcacaggtcatagctctgctatgtacatgagttggtacaggcgtatctccatattacgcctaacgaacaccacatttgcgcagccaggatcacattaccatccgacatctacgttactg gctgagcgcatccgatcggtgctcatacatcgccagttgatgtggggtatcggctatTATCTCAGAACCTAG